Within Populus trichocarpa isolate Nisqually-1 chromosome 6, P.trichocarpa_v4.1, whole genome shotgun sequence, the genomic segment tttatttaatttatataagagATTCATCACAATAaatgaaaactaaattatttttataagaaaataaaaaataacgtgtttttagcataaaaaaatatttagctctcgttttgatgtgttgatataaaaaataatttttaaaaaaatattattttaatatattttcaaataaaaaatattttaaaaaacaatcattattatattcttaaacactcccacataaaaaaaacatgttcatgaACAACGAGGTGaacatgcatttctttttttataaacagtAACCCCACccatttattttagtattttaattaattattaattgttaattaaaacCTTTTAATGATGAAGGAATGCAAATTTCCTCTATAATGGGACCAACCGAACAATATCTTTCTCTTATCAAGATCTTAACGAACTGCAAAAGTGATTGAATTAGTTGAACCAAAACCCGATCCCAATATTACTTCTATATGGCAATATGTGGGAATGAGAATGGCCCCTTGAACACTGTCCATGCCCACATGACCTGTTTCAGAACTTGGATGGATGCCCGTGCTTGCTTTTAGATCAAACTGGAGCCGCATGCataatgctctctctctctacacacttatttcaattattttgtcaTGGCAGGACCCGTGTATACAAATAATTGCGTGGTTTCACTTTCACGGAGGATACCGTTtgtctttatataaaataaaaaaatattattattatttttatatatttttaaataaaaaatactttaaaaacaatcgTTATACACTAATAGCCTTGAATGACATTAAAAAACCTTTTTGGATTTGAATAAGCAGCTGCTGCTCGTTTTAATTAAATTGCAGGAAAGAAGATAGATAGCGTTGCTGTGGTTATACTACTGTTCCGTGGATCGATCTTATTATGATGTGATCTGTCTCATGGCAATAACTCACATGTTATGTTCATGCCTAAAACCTGAAAATGATGGACCTAATTAACCTCTCCTCCATGAAAACTTGACCCATCGAGTTACTATTTTGTCTCTCCAGGAAGGCAACGTTCATGTTTTCACAGTAatataaaatgagagagagagagagcttgcgTGGGCATGGTCAATTAATATACGTACAGGAGACTTGGTGCATGCCGACTAGCTGCCAACTACGGTGCATTTACTCCGTTGTATAGCACAATCATCCTGGACTAAACTAACCTTGTATCAATGCATCCTAgcttacaagaaaaattaagaaaaaaataatgaaagagaTACTTTCATTACCTGGTGCACAGTCCAACagattacacacacacatacacacacgaAAGTCAACTGGTCAGATTTTAGATTTACTTTCTAGAAATTACCAGTTCAAATCTCGCAAACCTCAAGatcactagaggtttacatggtcgttaacttcgggcctgtaaaattagtcgaggtgtacgCAAATTAACCTAGACacccaagttaataaaaaaaaaaaaaggtcaatccCGTAATTAGGTGTCTACATGAAGCCCATACTCTAGCACCATTCCCTTATAAAATCCATCTGCCATAGTAATAGCATCACTCACGCTCTCTTACACTACTACAGCTAGCCACATGAAAGAGTTAGAAACAATGTCtccccctttctctctctttaaccTTCTCTTCATCTTCATTTCCTTCTCCACATCTCCTTACTCCGCCGCTGCAAAGTCCCACAATGCACCGCGAGATCTAGTCCGTTCATCCTGCGTCCACGCTAGTTACCCTAACCTCTGCCTCCGCACTCTTTCCTCTTATGCAGGCCCTGCCAACACCCCACGTGACCTGGCCCAAGCAGCTGTCAAGGTAAGCATTGCACGTGCCAGGAAAGTGTCAAACTACCTGAGCACACTCTCGGGTcttaagaaaaagagagagcgAGTTGCACTGAGTGAttgtattgagcagatatatgaCTCGGTGGATGAGCTGAGCAAGACACTGGGTGAGTTGAAGCATTTGAGAGAGGAAACGTTTGGGTGGCAGATGAGTAATGCACAGACATGGGTCAGCGCTGCTTTGACTAACGAGGACACGTGTCTTGATGGGTTTCACGAAGTTGAAAGCAAAGCCAAGGATGATGTGAAGAGAAAGATCACTAATGTTGCTAGGGTTACTAGTAATGCTTTGTACATGATTAATCGTCTTGATGAAAGTCGTGGGAGGCCAAAGCTGGGACGTCATTGAATATGGAAAGCTTCTGTGATTTGTAATATATCTTTGTATTTtgcaccccttttttttttaagtgtttttatatatgGAAGCTGTATGTAAGATTTCACCGACTTATTAATCCAGTTTGTGCCCAGAGCGTGTTCGGgagtttgattaaaattattttttaaagtttattttatttagaaaaaatatattaaaataatatttttttatttttaaaaaattatttttaatattaatggatcaaaattatctaaaaatagcaaaaaatattaatttgaagtaaataaaaaaataaaaaattttaaattttttaaaaaatatttttaaaagaccaaaataaataGGGCTAGTGTAAATCATGTCATCGTCCTCCCTTTTCacaatttattatgaattttagaATCTATATGAGATACGTGGGagcaaattaataaataattagttaCCAACACATTTGCGtgatattgaaatattaattattattttttatataaaattaaattagttgaatttatttatttttaaatatatccaATCAAATCTATACCAAGAATAAATCTAGTTTCAATTAATACTTttattgttaaagaaaaaaaaacagagaaaaaagaatatatatatatatagttgctCGGTTTGTAACAACTCGTATATATATAGATCTAGCTGAAACATTTAGCACATATTTCTATTGGTCCAGCAACGACATAAATTTACATTGAAAGTCGAAGACAAAGGATGGGTTGGGCGGCTGAGATGATAAATAGGGTGAAGCTGAATGCTGTCTAGTCACCGACTACAGGGTGTTAGTCGTAAATtagttattatttgtttttatattttaaaactatttttaaaaaaattaaaattatttttttttcaaattaatattttttagtgtttttaaatcattttaatgcgctgatatcaaaaataatttttaaaaaataaaaaaaatattattttaatacatttccgaataaaaatcactttaaaaaacaattacaaccacactttcaaacatcCTCTACAAATATGCTTTTTTTATGGAATCTGATCTGTTACAAATTTTATTCAGGATGCAGAGATTTAATTTGATATGCACAAGCCATGCTAGATACcctacatattaaaaaaaaaaaaaaaaaagacaaacgtCCCAATAATTGCAGGCACAAGGACATGTATGTTAGCTGTTCTTCGGATCTAAGTGGATTTTTCAGTTAATTTCAAGGAACAAAACTATCAAGTAATTAAGGGAAACTCacgtgatttttatttatttttttcttaaaaatcaaattctttgaTGTCTACTTTTTTATCACATGAAACTCATGTGATAGATGGATTgtataagaaataaaagctCCTTGTCGTGTTTTCTTTACCTAATCtgttctattaattaattatgcgagttttaataaattcatgggttttttaagagaaaaaaatcatgtgaatttaaagtaattatttaacaattttattatatgaaacTAATTGTATTggctttttcattaattatactaataaaaaaaaacccttattatgttttttttttatttacgtgggtgtccgggtcagtttgcgcgcaccacgactaatttCACGAcccactgaacatcctgcaaacCCAGTAAGCATGTAAGGCACCACGGTAAGGCACTTTAGATGACAGGCGTGCACAATGAGGTTCGAACCCAGGTGTAGAGAAAGGGAACAAGCCCCTACCACCGCTAGACCAAGAACTCAAATGCCCCTTATTATGTTTACAATTTGATTATATGGTATTGAATATGTCGAAATtaaatggaagaaaacaatgGACGGGCATCGAACCCACGACATTGACTGCAAAAATTAGCTAATGAGTTGTAATTACAATTCATTAAGAACTGAACATTTATTTTAGGTTTGCAAGACTTTCGGTCCCCCCGCAGCATAGCACTTGTTTATAAACTAGTTACAAACTACATTAAAAGGGTGTGCATACGGCCTGAATCTTTTTATATCATAATGCTATAAAATTAAGCTTGAAACTATGAGGGGAAgtgtcaaattaaaatatagatgATTGAAAAGTAAAATGTGGAG encodes:
- the LOC18100294 gene encoding pectinesterase inhibitor 3, whose product is MKELETMSPPFSLFNLLFIFISFSTSPYSAAAKSHNAPRDLVRSSCVHASYPNLCLRTLSSYAGPANTPRDLAQAAVKVSIARARKVSNYLSTLSGLKKKRERVALSDCIEQIYDSVDELSKTLGELKHLREETFGWQMSNAQTWVSAALTNEDTCLDGFHEVESKAKDDVKRKITNVARVTSNALYMINRLDESRGRPKLGRH